A window of the Tiliqua scincoides isolate rTilSci1 chromosome 5, rTilSci1.hap2, whole genome shotgun sequence genome harbors these coding sequences:
- the LOC136651687 gene encoding ferritin light chain, oocyte isoform-like: MSSKIRQNYDAESEAGVNRLVNQFLHASYAYLSLGFYFTRDDVALSKFASFFRHLSEEKHEQAEKLLTFQNRRGGRAVLQDVKKPEKDEWGNGAAAMTYALQLEKNVNQALLELHQVATRHVDPHMCDFLETHYLDEEVKLIKKLGDHVTNLKRTRAHEDGLGEYLFDRLTLGESSD; encoded by the exons ATGAGCTCCAAGATCCGCCAGAACTACGACGCCGAGAGCGAAGCTGGAGTGAACCGCTTGGTCAACCAGTTCCTGCACGCCAGCTACGCCTACCTGTCCCTG GGCTTCTATTTCACTCGGGATGATGTGGCTTTATCCAAGTTTGCCTCCTTCTTCCGGCACCTGTCTGAGGAGAAGCATGAACAAGCTGAGAAGCTCCTGACCTTCCAGAACCGCCGTGGTGGAAGAGCTGTCCTGCAGGATGTCAAG AAACCAGAGAAAGATGAATggggaaatggagctgctgccatgaCATATGCTCTTCAGCTGGAGAAGAATGTTAACCAGGCTTTACTGGAGCTGCACCAAGTTGCTACACGCCATGTGGATCCTCAT ATGTGTGACTTCCTGGAAACTCACTACCTTGATGAGGAAGTGAAGCTGATCAAGAAGCTGGGTGACCATGTAACTAACCTGAAGCGTACCCGTGCCCACGAGGACGGCCTGGGCGAATACCTCTTTGACCGTCTCACACTGGGAGAGTCCAGCGACTGA